A genomic window from Vigna radiata var. radiata cultivar VC1973A chromosome 2, Vradiata_ver6, whole genome shotgun sequence includes:
- the LOC106776314 gene encoding 60S ribosomal protein L3 has translation MSHRKFEHPRHGSLGFLPRKRASRHRGKVKSFPKDNPNQPCRLTAFVGYKAGMTHIVREVEKPGSKLHKKETCEAVTIIETPPLVVVGVVGYVKTPRGLRTLNTVWAQHLSEEVKRRFYKNWCKSKKKAFTKYTKKYETEEGKKDVESQLEKLKKYSTVIRVLAHTQIRKLRGLKQKKAHLMEIQVNGGTVAQKVDYAYSFFEKQIPVDAVFQKDEMIDIIGVTKGKGYEGVVTRWGVTRLPRKTHRGLRKVACIGAWHPARVSFTVARAGQNGYHHRTELNKKIYKVAKTGQESHAAITEFDRTEKDITPMGGFPHYGVVKDDYIMVKGCCVGPKKRVLTLRQSLLKQTSRVALEEIKLKFIDTSSKFGHGRFQTTQEKQKFYGRLKA, from the exons ATGTCGCATCGGAAGTTCGAGCACCCGAGGCACGGTTCCCTTGGATTTCTTCCAAGGAAGCGAGCTTCTCGTCATCGTGGAAAGG TGAAGTCTTTCCCAAAAGACAATCCTAATCAACCATGCAGGTTGACTGCCTTTGTGGGCTACAAGGCTGGAATGACCCACATTGTCAGAGAAGTTGAGAAACCCGGATCAA AACTTCATAAGAAAGAAACATGTGAAGCTGTCACTATAATTGAAACTCCTCCGTTGGTTGTTGTTGGAGTTGTGGGATATGTGAAGACACCACGTGGCCTTCGTACACTGAATACTGTTTGGGCTCAGCATCTAAGTGAAGAAGTCAAGAGACGATTTTATAAGAATTGGTGCAAATCTAAAAAGAAGGCTTTTACCAAATATACAAAGAAGTATGAAACGGAGGAAGGAAAGAAAGATGTTGAATCTCAGCTTGAGAAATTGAAGAAGTATTCAACTGTCATTCGTGTTCTTGCTCATACTCAG ATAAGGAAGTTGAGGGGTCTGAAACAGAAGAAAGCACATTTGATGGAGATCCAAGTTAATGGTGGAACAGTAGCACAGAAGGTGGACTACGCATACAGCTTCTTTGAGAAGCAAATCCCAGTGGATGCAGTTTTTCAGAAAGATGAGATGATTGATATCATTGGTGTGACTAAGGGTAAGGGTTATGAAGGTGTGGTGACTCGTTGGGGTGTTACTCGACTACCTCGCAAGACTCACAGAGGTCTTAGGAAGGTTGCTTGTATTGGTGCCTGGCACCCTGCCCGTGTTTCTTTCACTGTTGCCAGGGCTGGTCAGAATGGTTATCATCATCGAACTGAGTTGAATAAGAAGATCTACAAAGTTGCCAAGACTGGCCAAGAGTCACATGCTGCCATCACTGAATTTGACAG GACTGAGAAGGATATTACCCCAATGGGTGGGTTCCCACATTATGGTGTGGTGAAGGATGATTACATTATGGTGAAGGGATGCTGTGTTGGACCCAAGAAGAGGGTTCTCACTCTTCGTCAGTCCCTTCTCAAACAGACATCTCGGGTTGCTCTGGAAGAGATCAAACTCAAGTTCATAGACACCTCTTCCAAGTTTGGACATGGACGATTCCAGACCACTCAGGAGAAACAAAAGTTTTATGGTCGATTGAAGGCATAA